From the genome of Sphingobacterium kitahiroshimense, one region includes:
- a CDS encoding helix-turn-helix domain-containing protein: MNIITVDEEVWKHLNERLKAISEYILKLEDTSYDSLWLNNHEVCQYLHISEKTLWRMRTNGQIAFSKMYGQYYYTIGAIKEMLNANAVQTTDEYVEQLMAKGKSYIEKGRKLKSGNN, translated from the coding sequence ATGAATATTATAACAGTTGACGAAGAAGTGTGGAAGCACCTCAACGAACGGTTGAAAGCCATTAGCGAATATATCCTCAAACTGGAAGATACAAGCTACGATAGTTTGTGGCTCAACAATCACGAAGTCTGCCAGTATCTCCACATCAGCGAAAAAACATTGTGGCGTATGCGCACCAATGGGCAGATAGCCTTTTCAAAAATGTACGGGCAGTATTACTATACGATTGGTGCTATCAAGGAAATGCTCAACGCTAACGCTGTGCAGACCACCGATGAATATGTAGAGCAGCTTATGGCGAAAGGCAAAAGCTATATCGAAAAAGGCAGAAAGCTGAAATCAGGTAATAATTAA
- a CDS encoding helix-turn-helix domain-containing protein gives MNIDKMEFVAWMERIMDRLDILGNHIDDLQKKRNSIDGEELLDNQDLLQMLKISNRSLQRYRSIGKLPYYTISGKLYYKLSDVHQFIRESFNPPLPKLDANK, from the coding sequence ATGAATATCGACAAAATGGAATTTGTGGCGTGGATGGAACGCATAATGGACAGGCTTGACATTCTCGGCAACCACATAGACGATTTACAAAAGAAGCGCAACAGCATAGACGGCGAGGAACTACTGGATAATCAGGACTTATTGCAAATGCTGAAAATAAGTAACCGTTCCCTGCAACGGTATCGCTCCATAGGCAAGCTCCCATATTATACCATTAGCGGAAAACTGTATTACAAACTGTCCGATGTGCATCAGTTCATCAGGGAAAGTTTTAACCCGCCCTTGCCCAAACTGGATGCCAATAAGTGA
- a CDS encoding DUF3945 domain-containing protein, translating to MSEETTNKQEMPEQLSDILLVLDKEKMKIQAVKSIDENGKMETVEPTKKNQNQFMRVDKSGDFFSNFFSNFFSQLKNPTNFTFFKVPTPVAAEKAQELQKHVDKPTPEGEKVLKEHEVKAEPQPDKKQENQNNMATAQTTTETSEYRYKPEQIDWDTMKNLGLSKEYLEKRNLLDPLLRGYKTNELLPIGINLGGSILRTDARLSLQQGEDGNVIVAIHGIKKEPNLHFEFFGHKFTDEDKKNLLETGNMGRVVNLVNSKTGDLMPSIISIDRLTNDVIALRTEFIKIPDEIKGVKLNEEQKQTLMEGKPLYLEGMISSKGTEFSATVQFNADKRYVEFLFDRSNNNQQAQTNQQNTQQSQPQEAPRTFRGKELDDEQYNKFKAGQTIYVELKDKKDQPYKGYITFDKDTGKTNFEFPGQYKARVEPAESHKTQTAVNSEGKTNEATKNVQEPLKSGQQRPKNEKQQEQQDNKPAKSKGRKM from the coding sequence ATGAGCGAAGAAACAACAAATAAACAGGAAATGCCCGAACAGCTTTCGGACATATTACTCGTACTGGATAAAGAGAAAATGAAAATCCAGGCGGTAAAGAGTATTGACGAAAACGGGAAAATGGAAACCGTGGAACCCACCAAGAAAAACCAAAACCAGTTTATGCGTGTGGACAAAAGCGGCGATTTCTTTTCCAACTTCTTTTCCAATTTTTTCAGCCAGTTAAAGAACCCTACAAACTTTACTTTCTTCAAAGTGCCTACCCCGGTTGCTGCTGAAAAAGCACAGGAACTCCAAAAGCACGTAGATAAGCCCACACCGGAGGGCGAAAAAGTGCTGAAAGAACACGAAGTGAAAGCAGAACCCCAACCCGATAAAAAACAAGAAAATCAAAATAATATGGCAACAGCACAAACAACAACGGAAACAAGCGAATACCGCTACAAGCCGGAGCAGATTGATTGGGACACAATGAAAAACCTCGGATTAAGCAAAGAGTATCTTGAAAAAAGAAACTTGCTTGACCCTTTGTTACGAGGTTACAAAACCAATGAACTTTTACCGATAGGTATTAACCTCGGTGGCTCTATCCTCCGCACAGATGCCCGCCTGTCTTTGCAGCAAGGCGAAGACGGCAATGTTATCGTAGCAATACACGGTATCAAAAAAGAACCTAACCTGCACTTTGAGTTTTTCGGTCACAAGTTTACCGATGAAGACAAGAAAAACCTGCTCGAAACGGGCAATATGGGGCGTGTGGTCAATCTCGTAAATTCCAAAACAGGCGACCTGATGCCGTCCATTATCAGCATTGATAGGCTGACCAATGATGTGATTGCGCTACGCACGGAGTTTATAAAAATCCCCGATGAAATTAAGGGTGTAAAGCTGAATGAGGAACAAAAGCAAACGCTGATGGAGGGCAAACCACTCTATTTAGAGGGTATGATTTCCTCGAAAGGAACGGAGTTTTCGGCAACCGTACAATTCAATGCGGACAAACGATATGTTGAGTTCCTGTTTGACAGGAGCAACAACAATCAGCAAGCGCAAACGAACCAACAGAACACCCAGCAAAGCCAACCCCAGGAAGCTCCAAGAACTTTCAGGGGCAAAGAACTGGATGATGAGCAGTACAACAAGTTCAAAGCCGGACAAACCATATATGTTGAACTGAAAGATAAAAAAGACCAACCGTATAAGGGCTATATCACTTTCGACAAAGATACCGGAAAGACCAATTTTGAGTTTCCCGGTCAGTATAAAGCAAGAGTAGAACCTGCCGAAAGCCATAAAACGCAGACTGCCGTCAATTCGGAGGGCAAAACCAACGAAGCGACCAAGAACGTCCAAGAACCTTTGAAGTCTGGGCAGCAAAGACCGAAAAATGAAAAGCAGCAGGAACAACAGGACAATAAGCCTGCAAAATCCAAAGGCAGAAAAATGTAA